From a single Camelus bactrianus isolate YW-2024 breed Bactrian camel chromosome 11, ASM4877302v1, whole genome shotgun sequence genomic region:
- the LOC105080757 gene encoding pancreatic lipase-related protein 2 isoform X1: MKHHWPHRKMLHSWTIGLLLLTTVRGKEICYRPFGCFSDEKPWAGTLKRPLKLFPWAPEDIKARFLLYTNENPNNYQLINVTDLATIEASNFQLDRKTRFIVHGFLDKGEESWPTDLCKKMFKVEKVNCICVDWKHGARTRYTQAVQNIRLVGAEIAFLIQGLSTELGYGLENVHLIGHSLGAHAVAEAGRRLQGRVSRITGLDPAEPCFQGTPEEVRLDPSDAMFVDVIHTDTAPIIPFLGFGMSQKVGHLDFFPNGGKQMPGCQKNILSTIIDVNGLWEGTHDFIACNHLRSYKYYSSSILSPDGFLGYPCASYNEFQENSCFPCPAEGCPKMGHYADQFQGKTRAVGQTLFLNTGSSGNFTCWRYRVSVTLAGKKKVTGYIRVALYGSNGNSKQYEIFKGSLQPNTSHMHDIDVDLNVGKIQKVKFLWNNNAINLFQPKLGASQITVQSGEDRTEYNFCSNNTVQEDVLQTLYPC; encoded by the exons ATGAAACACCACTGGCCACACAG GAAGATGCTGCACTCCTGGACTATCGGCCTTCTCCTGCTGACCACAGTCAGAG gAAAGGAGATTTGCTACAGACCTTTTGGATGCTTTTCCGATGAAAAGCCATGGGCCGGGACCCTTAAGCGGCCGTTAAAGTTATTTCCCTGGGCCCCCGAGGACATCAAGGCCCGCTTTCTTCTGTACACAAATGAGAATCCAAACAACTACCAA CTGATCAACGTCACTGACCTAGCCACTATTGAGGCTTCAAACTTCCAACTGGACCGCAAGACACGCTTCATCGTCCATGGCTTCCTAGACAAGGGGGAGGAGAGCTGGCCCACTGACCTGTGCAAG AAAATGTTTAAAGTGGAGAAGGTGAACTGCATCTGTGTGGACTGGAAACATGGAGCCCGGACGCGATATACCCAAGCAGTCCAGAACATTCGCCTCGTGGGAGCGGAGATAGCTTTCTTAATACAAGGGCTGTCG ACTGAGCTGGGCTATGGCCTCGAGAACGTGCACCTCATCGGCCACAGCCTGGGCGCGCACGCGGTCGCGGAGGCGggcaggaggctgcagggccGCGTGAGCAGGATCACAG GGCTGGATCCGGCAGAGCCATGCTTCCAGGGCACTCCCGAGGAGGTTCGGTTGGACCCATCCGATGCCATGTTTGTGGATGTGATTCACACGGATACTGCTCCCATCATCCCTTTCCTAG GTTTTGGGATGAGCCAAAAGGTGGGCCATCTGGATTTCTTCCCCAATGGAGGAAAGCAAATGCCTGGATGTCAGAAAAATATCCTTTCAACCATCATTGATGTAAATGGACTATGGGAAG GAACCCATGACTTTATTGCTTGCAATCACCTAAGAAGCTACAAGTATTACTCAAGCAGTATCCTCAGCCCCGATGGCTTCCTAGGCTACCCATGTGCCTCCTACAATGAGTTTCAGGAG AATAGCTGTTTCCCTTGTCCAGCTGAAGGATGCCCCAAAATGGGGCACTATGCAGACCAATTTCAGGGGAAAACCAGAGCTGTGGGACAGACCCTTTTCCTGAACACAGGAAGCAGCGGTAACTTTACTT GTTGGAGATATAGGGTGTCCGTCACACTGgctggaaaaaagaaagtgactGGGTACATCAGGGTTGCTTTGTATGGAAGCAACGGAAACTCAAAACAGTATGAAATTTTCAA AGGATCGCTCCAACCAAATACAAGTCATATGCATGACATTGATGTGGACCTCAATGTTGGAAAAATCCAGAAGGTCAAATTCCTCTGGAACAACAATGCGATAAATCTCTTCCAGCCCAAACTGGGAGCCTCTCAAATCACAGTGCAAAGTGGTGAAGATAGGACTGA GTATAATTTTTGCAGCAACAACACAGTGCAAGAAGATGTTTTACAAACTCTCTACCCTTGTTAA
- the LOC105080757 gene encoding pancreatic lipase-related protein 2 isoform X2 → MLHSWTIGLLLLTTVRGKEICYRPFGCFSDEKPWAGTLKRPLKLFPWAPEDIKARFLLYTNENPNNYQLINVTDLATIEASNFQLDRKTRFIVHGFLDKGEESWPTDLCKKMFKVEKVNCICVDWKHGARTRYTQAVQNIRLVGAEIAFLIQGLSTELGYGLENVHLIGHSLGAHAVAEAGRRLQGRVSRITGLDPAEPCFQGTPEEVRLDPSDAMFVDVIHTDTAPIIPFLGFGMSQKVGHLDFFPNGGKQMPGCQKNILSTIIDVNGLWEGTHDFIACNHLRSYKYYSSSILSPDGFLGYPCASYNEFQENSCFPCPAEGCPKMGHYADQFQGKTRAVGQTLFLNTGSSGNFTCWRYRVSVTLAGKKKVTGYIRVALYGSNGNSKQYEIFKGSLQPNTSHMHDIDVDLNVGKIQKVKFLWNNNAINLFQPKLGASQITVQSGEDRTEYNFCSNNTVQEDVLQTLYPC, encoded by the exons ATGCTGCACTCCTGGACTATCGGCCTTCTCCTGCTGACCACAGTCAGAG gAAAGGAGATTTGCTACAGACCTTTTGGATGCTTTTCCGATGAAAAGCCATGGGCCGGGACCCTTAAGCGGCCGTTAAAGTTATTTCCCTGGGCCCCCGAGGACATCAAGGCCCGCTTTCTTCTGTACACAAATGAGAATCCAAACAACTACCAA CTGATCAACGTCACTGACCTAGCCACTATTGAGGCTTCAAACTTCCAACTGGACCGCAAGACACGCTTCATCGTCCATGGCTTCCTAGACAAGGGGGAGGAGAGCTGGCCCACTGACCTGTGCAAG AAAATGTTTAAAGTGGAGAAGGTGAACTGCATCTGTGTGGACTGGAAACATGGAGCCCGGACGCGATATACCCAAGCAGTCCAGAACATTCGCCTCGTGGGAGCGGAGATAGCTTTCTTAATACAAGGGCTGTCG ACTGAGCTGGGCTATGGCCTCGAGAACGTGCACCTCATCGGCCACAGCCTGGGCGCGCACGCGGTCGCGGAGGCGggcaggaggctgcagggccGCGTGAGCAGGATCACAG GGCTGGATCCGGCAGAGCCATGCTTCCAGGGCACTCCCGAGGAGGTTCGGTTGGACCCATCCGATGCCATGTTTGTGGATGTGATTCACACGGATACTGCTCCCATCATCCCTTTCCTAG GTTTTGGGATGAGCCAAAAGGTGGGCCATCTGGATTTCTTCCCCAATGGAGGAAAGCAAATGCCTGGATGTCAGAAAAATATCCTTTCAACCATCATTGATGTAAATGGACTATGGGAAG GAACCCATGACTTTATTGCTTGCAATCACCTAAGAAGCTACAAGTATTACTCAAGCAGTATCCTCAGCCCCGATGGCTTCCTAGGCTACCCATGTGCCTCCTACAATGAGTTTCAGGAG AATAGCTGTTTCCCTTGTCCAGCTGAAGGATGCCCCAAAATGGGGCACTATGCAGACCAATTTCAGGGGAAAACCAGAGCTGTGGGACAGACCCTTTTCCTGAACACAGGAAGCAGCGGTAACTTTACTT GTTGGAGATATAGGGTGTCCGTCACACTGgctggaaaaaagaaagtgactGGGTACATCAGGGTTGCTTTGTATGGAAGCAACGGAAACTCAAAACAGTATGAAATTTTCAA AGGATCGCTCCAACCAAATACAAGTCATATGCATGACATTGATGTGGACCTCAATGTTGGAAAAATCCAGAAGGTCAAATTCCTCTGGAACAACAATGCGATAAATCTCTTCCAGCCCAAACTGGGAGCCTCTCAAATCACAGTGCAAAGTGGTGAAGATAGGACTGA GTATAATTTTTGCAGCAACAACACAGTGCAAGAAGATGTTTTACAAACTCTCTACCCTTGTTAA